Proteins from one Mauremys mutica isolate MM-2020 ecotype Southern chromosome 14, ASM2049712v1, whole genome shotgun sequence genomic window:
- the B3GNT9 gene encoding UDP-GlcNAc:betaGal beta-1,3-N-acetylglucosaminyltransferase 9: MRVQLKGDAICTLFLVVVLCSLLYSQLERTSPTGNKEQTHKKPSPTQRIFPGPEAPKWHPQAEVTFGRPRIISIAKDAEVASKEAQTTTSPPLAHSAFDFQRYLLNKDNRNFDLLINQPKKCLRTPEGPFLLIAIKSVVEDFDRREIVRKTWGREGLVNGVQVQRVFLLGIPKNKTALATWEILVHQESLMYQDILLWDFLDTFFNLTLKEIHFLNWADKFCSSVKFIFKGDADVFVNVENIIDFLERHDPAEDLFVGDIIYNAHPIRVQKSKYYIPETMYGLGTYPLYAGGGGFLLSSSTMKKLFQACKEVELFPIDDVFLGMCLQRINLKPVLHEGFKTFGIVKPSAAPHLQTFDPCFYKDLMVVHSLKVAEIWLMWNLLHSPWLSCTQKKRVKKPFQWKRKKPEAMTVSSLLIKQAKHGRSR; the protein is encoded by the coding sequence ATGAGAGTTCAGCTCAAAGGGGATGCAATCTGCACCCTTTTCCTGGTGGTAGTGCTTTGCTCTTTACTCTATTCCCAGTTGGAGCGTACTTCCCCAACAGGAAACAAGGAGCAAACGCACAAGAAACCTTCGCCAACGCAGAGGATCTTCCCAGGCCCCGAAGCCCCCAAGTGGCATCCTCAAGCGGAGGTGACATTTGGCCGACCCAGAATCATTTCTATCGCTAAAGATGCAGAGGTGGCAAGTAAAGAGGCTCAAACTACCACTTCCCCACCGCTGGCTCATTCTGCCTTCGACTTCCAGCGCTACCTTCTAAACAAGGACAATCGGAACTTTGATCTTCTCATTAACCAGCCCAAGAAATGCCTGAGAACACCCGAAGGTCCCTTCCTGCTCATAGCCATCAAATCGGTGGTTGAGGACTTTGACAGACGCGAGATCGTCCGTaagacctggggcagggagggtttgGTGAACGGGGTGCAGGTTCAAAGAGTGTTCCTCCTGGGAATACCAAAGAATAAGACGGCACTTGCAACATGGGAGATTCTTGTCCATCAGGAGAGTCTGATGTACCAGGACATTTTACTCTGGGACTTTCTGGATACTTTCTTCAATCTGACCCTgaaagagatccacttcctgaacTGGGCTGACAAGTTTTGTTCCAGTGTGAAGTTCATTTTTAAAGGGGATGCTGATGTTTTTGTCAATGTGGAGAACATCATTGACTTCCTCGAGAGACATGACCCTGCAGAAGACCTCTTTGTTGGGGACATCATCTACAATGCTCACCCAATCCGGGTGCAGAAGAGTAAATACTACATCCCAGAAACGATGTACGGGTTAGGCACCTACCCACTctatgcagggggagggggcttctTATTGTCCAGCAGCACCATGAAAAAGCTCTTCCAGGCTTGCAAAGAGGTGGAGCTCTTCCCCATTGATGATGTCTTTTTGGGTATGTGCTTGCAGAGAATCAATCTCAAACCTGTTTTGCATGAAGGATTCAAGACGTTTGGCATCGTGAAACCCTCAGCTGCCCCACACCTGCAGACGTTTGACCCCTGCTTTTACAAAGATCTCATGGTAGTCCACAGTCTAAAAGTAGCCGAAATCTGGCTAATGTGGAATCTGCTTCACAGCCCATGGCTTTCCTGCACCCAGAAGAAGCGGGTGAAGAAGCCTTTCCAATGGAAGAGGAAAAAACCTGAAGCAATGACGGTCAGCAGCCTTCTAATAAAGCAGGCTAAGCATGGCAGAAGCAGGTGA